The Candidatus Defluviibacterium haderslevense DNA window AACAATAATAGGGCTTTATCCACATCAACATTCAAGTCAGAGCCAAAATTGGCAGATTGATCCCAAATACGTTTTTGTTGTTCATATATGGTTCTATTCCTTGAATCTGCATCCAACCATGCATTAAATACCTCCACTTCCTGGGAGTTTAGCGCTCCTGAAAGTCTTTTGTGTATGTAATTTAATGCATTCATAAATATGTTTTACAAATATAGGACAACATAATCTATCCAACCCCCTACAATATTACTCTTTTTTTATTTGATTTCTTAAATATTTAAGTGCTTTTGATATTTGATTTTCAACAGTTTTAATTGAAATTCCCAATTCTTTGGCAATCATAGCATAGGTCATCTCTTCAAATCGGCTCATTGAAAAGACAATTCTGCATTTCTCTGGTAAGTTTTCAATGGTTTTATACACCTGAGCAAGTTGGAGATCATAATCAGACTCCTCATCATATTCGTCTTGATTTATAAAATCTATTTCATTGACTGAATCCAGATCATTGAAGCTTAGTTTCTTTAATTTAATGAAGTTTAATGCCCGATTGTATGCTGCTCTGTTCAAATAAGAGCCAATGGACTGTTGAATTGCAATTTGATCTCTTTTGGACCAAAAATCCATGAATAGTTCTTGTGTTAAATCCTCGGCTATTTGCTGATCCATTAACATTCTATGAATTTTAATAACTATGGACTTATAATATTTATGAAACAATTGATTGATTCCCTCTTCCTTACCATCCTTAATTAAGTTAAAAATGTGCTCATCAGAGAGTAATTCCACAGATAGTAAATATTAAAATGAAAAGATGTCACAAATTTGCATAATTTTATGGAAAATATATATAAAAATTTAAAATATGAAAAAATTATTGTGTTTAAGCTTGTTTATGAGCACATTATTCTTCTTTTCTTGCAAACAAAACAGCCCTTCTCAAAAAACCAATGATCCATCTCATAGTGAGGTAGTCATGACCCCTTTCGCACCTTCACATGAATTTCCCGATGTTAGTTTAAGTTCAATGACCTATCTGAATGGAACATTCGAATTTGGGATTAGTGGTAATTATCAATTGGGAATGCAAACGCCTGACGCACCGCAAAAGATGTGCGCGAATTCAGATAAAGGTCAACATATTCACCTTATCGTCGATAATAAACCTTATGAGGCAAAATACACGCCTTCATTTGACTTTCCAATCGACAGTGGGGAGCATTATATACTAGCTTTTCTTTCCAGATCTTACCATGAAAGTATTAAAACCAAAGCAGCAAGTGCATTGGTATTGGCTAATATTGCCCAGAATACGTTTACCAAGGTGAGTCCTGTTACCCAACCCATGATCTTTTACAGCCGTCCAAAAGGAATTTATATAGGTGCTGACACTAAAAAAATCATGTTGGATTTTTATTTAGCGAATTGTACCCTTGGACCAAATTATAAGGTAAAAGCTGATATTAACGGAAAAGAATTTACGATCGATACGTGGCAACCTTACTATTTAGAAGGGCTTCCAATGGGTGAAAACACCATTAAACTGAGTCTAATCGACTCTTTAGGTGCTTTGGTGAATGTTCCTCTAAATCCTGTCGAACGAAAATTTACACTTCAATCCGAACCACAACAACAATAAAATTATTTTTTATATATTTGCGCTCCCATTCGGCATACTTCATGCCGATTAGTGGGTAACATGGTGGTTGTAGCTCAGTTGGTTAGAGCATCGGTTTGTGGTACCGAGGGTCGCCGGTTCGAGCCCGGTCTACCACCCTTAAAGAGGTCTTGGATAATTGTTCAAGGCCTCTTTGTTTTTTTAGTATATTTTGAAATTTATCAATTGTCTACTTTATTCTGATACAAGTAGCTTCAGAATTCTTTGTCTTATTCACAAATTTATAATCATCCTTTGGGCAAATTCGCAATTTAAACTCCAGAAAAAATATATAATAATAAGTAGCCATAGAAATTTGAGCCGGCCTTAAGGGATAAGCCGTGAAAAAATGATGGAATGAAACCGTTAAAAATTCAAAACTGTATGAGCTCAAAACTATGCAAATTAAGAAAACTGGAAAGCGATCTGAGCAAGTGTGAATCCATGCAAAAGATAAAAGGTCAATGGCGAGTTTTTTGAATTTAGGTTTTATGAAATCATTTTAGGCTTAGACCTTACAGCCCTGCCTGCGTGGCTAGTCAGGCAGGCTAGAATTTTTGGTTCTTTTTTTTCATGAAAAAAGAACAAAAAGTTGTTATTTAAAATGAAAAATAATATTTAAAAGAATGTCAAATAACTAAAATAACTTTTCAGCGGCCTGTCAATTTTGGTCAGGGCAAGGAGATATGATATTGCAGATTATCTATTCTTGTTAATTTAATATCACTTTTTGATAATTTGTACTGCCGAATTCATCAACCGTAACGATAAAATAAATACCCTGTACCCATAGGTCTATTGGGATCACATAAGTACTTAATTCCTTTTTCGAATCATATAATATGTGCCCTTGTACGTTCACAATTTGAACTTGAGTCATAACTCCAGAATGACATGAAATGATAAGTTCTTCTTTATTCTGCTGTACCCGAATTTTATTTGTTTGATGTTTTAAATCCTCATTATTTACGGGACTTATGACCACTGGAACTGCAATACGATCACTGGTACAAATTTCATCAAGAGGCCTAATGACCCAATCAAAAAATGCATAATAATAGGCATCACTCACACTGGAAGTTAGAATACGGCATTTATCCTGAATAAAAAAAGGATAGTAAAAACCAATGTTGCTTCGCTCCAATCTTGGACTAGAGGTTCCTAATGCTGTTTTATTGTTGTCCTCATTGGTTGAAATACTATACAATCCTTTAGATTGTGGTACACTAAATCCTAAAAAGATTTGATTCTTTCCTATAACTAAATCATGTGTGGATGATAATAATACTTTCTTATTTCCATCTCTCAATTCTATAATTCTTATTCCTGCGCGATCCGTAAAAACGGTAACAGAATCTAAAATAAAATCTTGATAAGCATTAAAGAACATTTCAGGATTTAAAAAAGAAGCATGATAGGCTCCTGACTCAAATACAGGCTTTGACATTCCTCCATGAATGCCCTGGTATTGGGTACTTGTAAAACCTTCAACCCAATATTGCCGCGAAGCTTTTAATTCCGGACTTTCAAAATTTTTACCTACAAATAGGGGTGTATGGTCCGATTCATTTTCATACCAATTCAGCTCCTCCCGATCTCCTTTTAATAGTGCTTTTCCCGGACCAAATAAGGTATCGACTTGAACCTTAGGAGTCGCTAATGGATCTATTTTAGTCAGATGAAGTGTATCGGTATTGAATTCCTGACAAAGTCCCTGAACGGTGGCAAAATATATTCCGGACTGATCTATTTTTTGAACGGTATTCGTATCGCCATTCCACCACTTAATATGCTTGTATCCTACGACACTTAAGGGCAAATAAACACCATCACAAATTAATTTTTCATATTGATAATTAAGTCTAGGAGTCTCAATGGGATCTATGATTAATCCAATAGGTTTAGATTGAACCAGGCAATGATTGGAATCTCTTGCTTGATAAAAATAAATGCCGGGTTGTTTAATGTTTATTGCTTCTTTGGTCTCTTTCGTATTCCATACCCACTGAGTTAATCCGGAAGAACATTGGAGCTTACTTTCTTCCCCTTTGCATTTAACAATATCAAAGTTTGGATTGATTTCTGTCTGAGATGTGCAACATCCATTTTCTTCAATTAAATAGGGTCGATCTGCTACTAAATGATAATACACATCTTTAATTCCGCTTGGCCAAATAACCAGCAAACTATCAATGTTCGTATGATCTTTGAGTCCTAGATACATATTCAAGCTATTTTGAATTCCAAAGGATTCGCCGCCTTGTAATTCCCGAACGAACTTCTGCCCACCCAGATAATAATAGACCATACAACCAATCCCGTTTAAATTGGATATGGTACCTTTGAAACTCAAACTTACCCAATGGTTCTGACCTCCCGGGTGCAACCAAAGTTGGTCTTTTTGATTGGTGGGGTAATTCAATAAATCAGCGTATGAGGCATAAATATCGAGATAACCATCCTTGTTTATATCACCTACTGCAAAGGAAGAAAATGGTTTGGCGCCGAAATTCGTATAGGTTTTAGTGAAATGCCCTAAGCCGTCATTCAGCCATAATTCTACCTGTGTCCCTGCAATCAATAAATCTAAATCACTATCGTTGTCCCAATCTTTTAAAGCTCCTTCCAATGGTGTACCCTGATAATTCAGACCTGATGAAACGGTGACATCATCAAATAATCCGTTTGATTTTTGGATATAAATTTTATTCGGAGAATAGTGATTTAAAACAATCAAATCCAGAGTGCCATCTCCATTTATATCTCCATTTAAACTTGTCCAACTTTGATCATTGCAAGCTATTCCATAGGCTTCACCCTGTTCTGTAAAAACACCATGATCGTTGCGATAGTATAAATTAATCCTTCTTTTGTCTGATGGATTATCTACACCGGCTCTACACTTAGAAATATAAAGATCGCCATCACCGTCCTGATCAAAGTCAGACCAAAGTATTCCATAATTACCTGCCTCCATACTTGATGGCGTTAAA harbors:
- a CDS encoding RNA polymerase sigma-70 factor, encoding MELLSDEHIFNLIKDGKEEGINQLFHKYYKSIVIKIHRMLMDQQIAEDLTQELFMDFWSKRDQIAIQQSIGSYLNRAAYNRALNFIKLKKLSFNDLDSVNEIDFINQDEYDEESDYDLQLAQVYKTIENLPEKCRIVFSMSRFEEMTYAMIAKELGISIKTVENQISKALKYLRNQIKKE
- a CDS encoding phosphopeptide-binding protein codes for the protein MKKLLCLSLFMSTLFFFSCKQNSPSQKTNDPSHSEVVMTPFAPSHEFPDVSLSSMTYLNGTFEFGISGNYQLGMQTPDAPQKMCANSDKGQHIHLIVDNKPYEAKYTPSFDFPIDSGEHYILAFLSRSYHESIKTKAASALVLANIAQNTFTKVSPVTQPMIFYSRPKGIYIGADTKKIMLDFYLANCTLGPNYKVKADINGKEFTIDTWQPYYLEGLPMGENTIKLSLIDSLGALVNVPLNPVERKFTLQSEPQQQ
- a CDS encoding CRTAC1 family protein, giving the protein MKNNTIFQIKFFVSIFFISVGVSGFSQFEFKEAIFQKTFFSGIPISITDINGDYTDDLIVLDQGKRLWIGLNSGQGHYFWNNLNAESNSVLWSVNIADLDRNGYQDIILGGSNDGIKVYYQYQQGFQKVGLDQSLFFSQSATVYDINRDGWMDYTICDDNAKSKVYINRKGILELDTNLIQLGLTPSSMEAGNYGILWSDFDQDGDGDLYISKCRAGVDNPSDKRRINLYYRNDHGVFTEQGEAYGIACNDQSWTSLNGDINGDGTLDLIVLNHYSPNKIYIQKSNGLFDDVTVSSGLNYQGTPLEGALKDWDNDSDLDLLIAGTQVELWLNDGLGHFTKTYTNFGAKPFSSFAVGDINKDGYLDIYASYADLLNYPTNQKDQLWLHPGGQNHWVSLSFKGTISNLNGIGCMVYYYLGGQKFVRELQGGESFGIQNSLNMYLGLKDHTNIDSLLVIWPSGIKDVYYHLVADRPYLIEENGCCTSQTEINPNFDIVKCKGEESKLQCSSGLTQWVWNTKETKEAINIKQPGIYFYQARDSNHCLVQSKPIGLIIDPIETPRLNYQYEKLICDGVYLPLSVVGYKHIKWWNGDTNTVQKIDQSGIYFATVQGLCQEFNTDTLHLTKIDPLATPKVQVDTLFGPGKALLKGDREELNWYENESDHTPLFVGKNFESPELKASRQYWVEGFTSTQYQGIHGGMSKPVFESGAYHASFLNPEMFFNAYQDFILDSVTVFTDRAGIRIIELRDGNKKVLLSSTHDLVIGKNQIFLGFSVPQSKGLYSISTNEDNNKTALGTSSPRLERSNIGFYYPFFIQDKCRILTSSVSDAYYYAFFDWVIRPLDEICTSDRIAVPVVISPVNNEDLKHQTNKIRVQQNKEELIISCHSGVMTQVQIVNVQGHILYDSKKELSTYVIPIDLWVQGIYFIVTVDEFGSTNYQKVILN